Within the Echinicola sp. 20G genome, the region TTGTCAATAATTGGTTCATTATCGGTTGAATAATGAAAAGTGGCATTTTTTAACTTGATGGAGCACGGGCCATTTTTATTGATTTTTGACTTTCCAGCAGAATCTTGGAGCTCCATGTCAGTCACAAAACCAATTTTTTCGAAGGCAGTCAATACATCGTAGACATTATCCCAAACACTGACCAATTTTTCCACGGAGTTGATGATTAGGATAATCACGATTTCAGCAGCCACAAACTGTCCGATATTCATCTGTTGGTTGAAAACCAATAAACCACCCACCACTAAAATACCAGCGGCAATAAACACTTTAAAACCAACAAAAGATTTGAATTGATCCAAAAGCACTCTAAAGTGAGATTCCCTTGAGGTAATATAATCTACTGTTATGTCATCGCTTTTGTTGAGGTGAAAGGACTGGTTTTGACTGAGGTGAAAAGTCCTCCTGACCCTACCAATTTCTTCCAGCCAATGAGCCAAATTATACTTGTATTTACTTTCCTTGATACTGGTTTCCAAACCGATTCTACCTGTGATTTTGACCAGGACAAATAGGGCAAAGCCCAGGATCAGTCCCAGTGCGATAAAGTAAATACTGTATACTGACAGTAAAATGATTCCAAATATGATCTGAAAAGAAGAGACTGACAGGTCAATCAGTAATTTTGGCAGTCCTTTTTGAATGGTCATGGTATCAAAAAAACGATTGGCCAATTCTGGTGCATGTTGGCTATCCAACTCCCTTGGTTTGATCTGAGGCAGCCTGAAAGCAAATTCAAATGCTGAACGGGCAAAAATATCCTGTTGGATATTTTCAACGATTCTCAATTGTAAAACTTGCAATAGTCCTGCGGCAGTGATGCCAACTAAAACAATGGTGACCAATAGAACCCAAGATATTGAAAGCTCTCCAGTTTGGAGATAGTTGATGATAGCTTGTATTCCCAAGGGCAAAGACAAGTTCACTATCCCTATCACCAATGCATAGGTATAGATTTGCCGAATTTCTGGTTTATATAGCTTTAACAGCCGCCAAAGCCGCTGTATGGGGGTAAGTTTGGTCATATTGTAAACTAAAATAAGGATATAGCTTATTTATCTTATGTAAAACAAGCTATGAACTAAAGATGTTTTGGGTAAGTTTTTGGGTTGTCTTCGCCACCAATAGAGTAGTGGGAGAGGTGTATTTAAGCTTTCAAAGATTTATTAAAGTAATTCCTTTTACTCAGTAAACTCATTATTAATAATTTCATGTCATTCATTAAGGTTATGGTAGTTTGAAATAGCAATTTTAGTGCAAATGGAGTATAAGTTAGATTAGAAAGTCATTAAAATTACTAATGGCTATGAAAAATGGGATATACAAATTTACACATTAAAGGAGTTTCAAACCCAACTCTTGGTCTAAATAGTTTATTGTTTGGAAAACTTTCTCTGCCATAACGATTATATTAATTTGGTGATATTTACTTAATTAGCTGATTGAGTGTTTAATTTAAATTTTTATAAAAATGTTTTTTATATATTTAAAAACAATTTTTAAATATATAAATATGTATTACATTTAAATTTATTATTTAACCTTAATTTTTAAAACATGAAATTACTACGTTTTACCTTTGTTTTAATGCTTGTTTCTTTAATGTTTTCCTGCTCCGACACAGAATTACCAATGATCAGTCACTCTGTGGTAGGGGAGTGGGAAATGGTAGGAATGACTTATAGCGGAACCTCTACCGTATCCTATGGTGGGATAAATTTCCCACCCACTTTTTCGGAAGGAGTAGCTTCTGACATTGACTACATTTTGACTGTCAATGAGTCACCCAACACTGTTGTAGGCGAAGGAAGTTATACAGTGACCCTAAAAAGTTCATATATGGAACATGAGTTTGATTTTTCAGTTCCTGTTGATTATTTCATGAAATCAGGTTCTTGGGAGGTGGAAGGTGATAAGTTTATCTTAAGCAAACCTGGAGAATCTCCTGAAACTGCCACTATTGTCAAATTGACAGCAGATGAAATGGTGCTTAAAGTTTCTACTGATATCTATCAATCTAATGATGAACTTGTAAGCATTAGGTATATTATTGAGGGGTTGATCAGTATGAATAGACAATAAATAATTATGTAACTATTTTAAGCTAAAAGGCGACTTAATTTTAATTAAGTCGCCTTTTTTAAGGTTTTCAGTTATTTCTATTCGAACAAATCAAATTTCACCCCGAAATTAAGTCTTGCATTGTAATATTCTTCTTGCATGGTTCTGGAACGGATGCCTTGATAATACCTCAATGGTTGATTGGTCAAGTTATTACCTTCAAAGAATAGTCTCCATTTAGGTGTAAAAGCGTAAGATGCATTGACGTCCAAGAACATTTGCTCATCGTAATACCTGTCCTCAAATGCCTCACCACCCAGTTCATCCAAGTAGTCTCCGGCATAATTCAAAGAAGCTCTCAAAACCAATTTTTTGGTTTCGTAGGAAAGAGAAGCATTGAACATATGCTTGGCGGTACCTGGCAGTTCAAGGTTGTCTTCTTCTCTACCTTCAATACCTGTGGTCTCAGATTGGGTAAATGTGTAGTTCAGGTAAACGCCTAACCCTTTCCATACTTGTTTCTGAATGGATGCTTCCAGACCATAAACAGAAGCTGTACCGCCATTTTCAGGTCTAGTGTATTCTAGGCCATCTCCAAATACAGGATCATTGTAGTTAAGGTCTGTTTTCTCGTACACGAACTGATCAATATCTTTGTAAAAACCACCCAGTGAAATCAAGCCAACATTGTCAAAATACCTTTCAGCCATCACATCAAAATTCATGGCAACGGTCGGCAACAAATCTGGATTACCTCTAGATAGTTCGTCATCTTCTGCTACATATTCCGCATAGGGTACCAAATCATAATAATTTGGTCGGGCAATGGTGTTGGTCCAAGCAAACCTTAAAACACTGTTTTGGTCTGCATCATATTTTAAATGAACGCCAGGCATAAAATTAGAGTAGCTATCATCTTGTGTAGCTTGACTGAAGGTTTCATTGTCTACATCATAAAGATTACCTGTATAGGAAATCTGGGTGTGTTCCCACCTTAAACCAACAATGGTGGAAAGCTTATCCGTCAATTGGTGGTCAGCCATTACGTATGCAGCAGTTACGGTTTCATTTGCAGAATAGTTGCTAGGTAAAAACTCCTCATAGACTAACTCTCCTTCAAACTGACTTGCATCATCTAAGTTCAGAGTTCCTAGGAATTGTGGGTCCACAAATGTTCCAATTTGATATTGACTGCCAGGTAGGAAGTTTGGATCTGATTGATCTGTATGAGGAACATCTCCAAGAGTAGTACCGAAGCTATCTTCATCTACTGGCGAATATTCGTAATAGTTGTTGATTCGGCTCTTGTATTTGCCTCTGTATCGACCACCAAACTGTAAGATACCTTTATCACTATAGGGCAATTTAAAATCCAATTTTGCATTAAGGTCCTCGTCAAAGGTATATTGGTATTCTTCAGATAAATTATCGAGACCAAATGCCAGATTGTCCGATAAGTTGGCTAAGGAAGCAAATGGCTTTCTAGGATTACGGATGTCAATGTTAACATTTTGATCTTCCTCTCGGTAAGCAATGTACCTTTCATGAGGTCTTTCTTCAGATGCCTTTGCGTAAGTTGCAGACCAATCCATTTTTAATTTGTTGAAAAGGTGGTCACCTCCAAAAGTAAAGTTTTGAACCCTTTGATCTTCCAGTCTTCTTGCTTTGTTTCTGTCAGAATCCAAGCCGCCTTTGGTTTCATATTCTACCCTTGCACTGGATGAGGTAAAGACTCCTTCTGAAACTTCCTCGAAATCACCATCATCGAATACATCATCAAGATTGTCCACTTTCATCGCAAAACGATTTTCCCAGTCATCTCTATGGTTGTACATACTGGAGAAAAGAAGGGTGTGGTTCGGGTTAATTTCATAATCCAAAGCTACTGAAACTGATCGGCGAACCCTTTGTACCAAATATTTTCTCATTTCAAACTCCTCCAAGGCAACGCCATTATCCGAATCATACCAAGCTGTTTCAATATTCTCAGACCCAAAATTATGATTGTTGTAAGATGCAGATACGATCGCTCCAAGTTTTCCGTCTATAAAACGGTCACCGAGAATCATCGCACCCGTCCAAATTGGCTTGTCTGACAAAAGGTTAATTCCTGTTCCTGCTGTACCAGAAACCCTTAGGCCATTAGGAGCCTTTCTAGTCACTAAATTTACGAAACCGCCAATCGCATCAGCATCCATACTTGGCAAAACAGCCTTATTTACTTCAATGGTCTGGATCATATCAGAAGGAATCAAATCCATCTGTACCCTTCTATTGTCTCCTTCTGCCGAAGGGATTCTTTCTCCATTTATCGTAACAGAATTCAATTGAGGAGACATCCCTCGGATGATAATGTCACGCGCTTCTCCTTGGTCATTTTGCATTGTAATGCCTGGAATTCTCTTCAATGCGTCCCCGATATTGGCATCTGGGAACCTTCCTATCTGGTCAGAGGAAACAATATTGGTAATGTTTGAATTGTTTTTCTGTTGGTTCAAAGCTTTGGCTTGGCCTTTAAGGCGGTCACCCATGACCACAAACTCCATATTTTCTATGATCTTCTGATCCAATTTGAAGTTTATGGTAGTTGTTTTTCCTTCTTCAATTTTAGCGGTATGGACTACCGAGCCATATCCTAAATAAGAAACTGAAACTTCATAGTTACCTGCAGGCAAATCCACAATGGAATAATCCCCTGATTGATTGGTAACAGTCCCTAGGGAAGTACCTTGTAAGATTACATTGGCGCCTGGCATGGACAGGTTTTGGGCATCGATGACCCTACCACGCAATACTCCTTGTGCCAGTAATACCTGATGACTTAGGCAAAAAAGAGCCAGCAAAATAATGGTTCTCAGTAATTGATTTTTCATAATTATGAGCTTGAAAGATTAATTTTTTGATTTTAGGGTGTCTCTAGCCATATCTTCCCATTTATAGATTTGGAAAGTCTTGTCATCAGACATGGCAACAAATAATCCATGTGGGAAATCAGGGCCTAATGCTGTGCTGCTGGTCTCTGAGCCGTCACTGGAAACAGTACTGGTTGGGATTTTAGTAATCAATTGATGTTCATGAGGGTTGGAGGAAGATCCTTCTCTAGGAAAGACATGGAATAAGTTGGCTTCCTGGTCAGAAACTAAGATGTAACCTGTTTGATCATCTAGTTTGTAAAAACTGATTCCTTCGTGATCTTTGGTGAACCCTTCTGTGGCAAACAAAGCTAATTGTTCATTGCCTTTCTCGGGATCTGCATAATACTTACGAACGCCAACCCCTTCATCAGAGTAATAGATATATCCCAATTCATTATCTACTGCGATAGCCTCTATTTCTTTATTTCCACTGAATTCACCGAATTTGCGGACTAAATCAAGACTAAGGATACCATCCTCGCTTTTGATTTCATATTGCCACAAATAAGTACCGTCTTGAGGTCCGTTTTTTCGTCCTGCAATCACATAATGTTTATTATTCTCAGGGTTGTGGTATACGGCGACTCCCATTAAGTCACGGTATTCTGGTCCCTCTTCACCAAGGTACACTTCTATGCCCTCAGGATGAATTTCCTTCATATCAGGAAGGCTATAAAAGCGAAGTTTGGAAGTCATGCGCTCACCTGTTACAGCAAAGTCTACTGTTTTGTCACCTAATTGTAGACCATATCCGATATCCACATTGTTAGGTCTCTGGATATTCCGAACGGTTAAAGAATCAATGGCTTTACCTTTGAGATTAAAAACATACAATGCGCCATCGGCGTCTTTGTCTGTCCCAACGATCAAACTTTGGCTTGGGTCAGTTGGGTTGATCCAGATGGCAGGATCATCTGTATCATGATTTACCTGATCTGTAACATAAGTAGGTTTGACCTTGTCCAAGCTTTTTGCAGTGACATTTTCGTTTTGTTGACTTGGGGCACTACATGCTCCAGCAAGAATGCCTAGTGTCCAAAGCCCATTAATTAGTTTACTTTTTGACATAAGATTTAAAAGAATTTGATGCTACAATTTTAGCGTAGACTACTTTTTAGGGCTAGAAATTACTGTAATCAATTAGGCAACAACTGGAAAAATGACCGTTAACAAAACCTAAACAGAATTTAAAATAAATGTATTAAAAAACTGATATTTAGTGTGTTATGAAATGTTACGAATGGATTAATTAATTGTGAACTATATACAAAGGATAAATTGCTGTAAGCTGTCGCCTTTTTCCATGTTTAATTTTTTTCTAAGTCGGTAGCGAGAAATTCTTAGACTATCCATGGAAATTCCTAAAGAGGAGGCTATCTCTTTTGAGCTTAAATTAAGTCGCATAAGGCTGGCAAGTTTCATCTCAGCTGGGGTCAATCCACCAGTCCTTTGTTGGATGTTTCTAAAAAAATCCTGGTGGACTTTTTCAAAATTTAGTTTAAAATCATCCCAATCCGTGTCGTGTGAAAAGTTGAAATCTATCTCTTTGATCAAGTTCCTGATTTTCTTTTTTTGATCTTTGGGGTTTTCTTCAAGTATGCTTTTCAACTTGACTTGTATGCCTTCAAGCATTTGGTTTTTATCAATCAAATGGAGGGTTTGAGCAGTAAGTGATTTGGAATGGGCCTGCTCTTCGGTTTCCATTTTTAATTCTAATAATTGTCTGTTTT harbors:
- a CDS encoding peptidase domain-containing ABC transporter translates to MTKLTPIQRLWRLLKLYKPEIRQIYTYALVIGIVNLSLPLGIQAIINYLQTGELSISWVLLVTIVLVGITAAGLLQVLQLRIVENIQQDIFARSAFEFAFRLPQIKPRELDSQHAPELANRFFDTMTIQKGLPKLLIDLSVSSFQIIFGIILLSVYSIYFIALGLILGFALFVLVKITGRIGLETSIKESKYKYNLAHWLEEIGRVRRTFHLSQNQSFHLNKSDDITVDYITSRESHFRVLLDQFKSFVGFKVFIAAGILVVGGLLVFNQQMNIGQFVAAEIVIILIINSVEKLVSVWDNVYDVLTAFEKIGFVTDMELQDSAGKSKINKNGPCSIKLKNATFHYSTDNEPIIDNYNLEIPNQSRVVLTGKTGSGKSTLLQILAGIINLDKGEISINDISYDHLDRKSLHQNLGVVLASNQIFEGTLRENILVGRQIPDEKLMDMMTKLGMNDFLKSHSKGLDLILDSGGRRTPRCIIQKIHLARAICHNPGLLLMEDPLVNIPKEERKSIIEFLTDKAHQWTLIVITDEDDWIANSTQIIKL
- a CDS encoding lipocalin family protein; amino-acid sequence: MKLLRFTFVLMLVSLMFSCSDTELPMISHSVVGEWEMVGMTYSGTSTVSYGGINFPPTFSEGVASDIDYILTVNESPNTVVGEGSYTVTLKSSYMEHEFDFSVPVDYFMKSGSWEVEGDKFILSKPGESPETATIVKLTADEMVLKVSTDIYQSNDELVSIRYIIEGLISMNRQ
- a CDS encoding TonB-dependent receptor; translated protein: MKNQLLRTIILLALFCLSHQVLLAQGVLRGRVIDAQNLSMPGANVILQGTSLGTVTNQSGDYSIVDLPAGNYEVSVSYLGYGSVVHTAKIEEGKTTTINFKLDQKIIENMEFVVMGDRLKGQAKALNQQKNNSNITNIVSSDQIGRFPDANIGDALKRIPGITMQNDQGEARDIIIRGMSPQLNSVTINGERIPSAEGDNRRVQMDLIPSDMIQTIEVNKAVLPSMDADAIGGFVNLVTRKAPNGLRVSGTAGTGINLLSDKPIWTGAMILGDRFIDGKLGAIVSASYNNHNFGSENIETAWYDSDNGVALEEFEMRKYLVQRVRRSVSVALDYEINPNHTLLFSSMYNHRDDWENRFAMKVDNLDDVFDDGDFEEVSEGVFTSSSARVEYETKGGLDSDRNKARRLEDQRVQNFTFGGDHLFNKLKMDWSATYAKASEERPHERYIAYREEDQNVNIDIRNPRKPFASLANLSDNLAFGLDNLSEEYQYTFDEDLNAKLDFKLPYSDKGILQFGGRYRGKYKSRINNYYEYSPVDEDSFGTTLGDVPHTDQSDPNFLPGSQYQIGTFVDPQFLGTLNLDDASQFEGELVYEEFLPSNYSANETVTAAYVMADHQLTDKLSTIVGLRWEHTQISYTGNLYDVDNETFSQATQDDSYSNFMPGVHLKYDADQNSVLRFAWTNTIARPNYYDLVPYAEYVAEDDELSRGNPDLLPTVAMNFDVMAERYFDNVGLISLGGFYKDIDQFVYEKTDLNYNDPVFGDGLEYTRPENGGTASVYGLEASIQKQVWKGLGVYLNYTFTQSETTGIEGREEDNLELPGTAKHMFNASLSYETKKLVLRASLNYAGDYLDELGGEAFEDRYYDEQMFLDVNASYAFTPKWRLFFEGNNLTNQPLRYYQGIRSRTMQEEYYNARLNFGVKFDLFE
- a CDS encoding phytase, yielding MSKSKLINGLWTLGILAGACSAPSQQNENVTAKSLDKVKPTYVTDQVNHDTDDPAIWINPTDPSQSLIVGTDKDADGALYVFNLKGKAIDSLTVRNIQRPNNVDIGYGLQLGDKTVDFAVTGERMTSKLRFYSLPDMKEIHPEGIEVYLGEEGPEYRDLMGVAVYHNPENNKHYVIAGRKNGPQDGTYLWQYEIKSEDGILSLDLVRKFGEFSGNKEIEAIAVDNELGYIYYSDEGVGVRKYYADPEKGNEQLALFATEGFTKDHEGISFYKLDDQTGYILVSDQEANLFHVFPREGSSSNPHEHQLITKIPTSTVSSDGSETSSTALGPDFPHGLFVAMSDDKTFQIYKWEDMARDTLKSKN